One Dokdonia sp. Dokd-P16 genomic window carries:
- a CDS encoding helix-turn-helix domain-containing protein: MSFFGKNIRKIRTVKTLSQQSFAELFDLKRGTLGAYEEGRSEPKIDTIIKIANYFSIPIDDLLTKELTVNSLLKFKANLTTDHDIITKQAFASIPCITSKNAKEYLLYNDKEAFVSDMQVLQLPINPDKEFRAFTVDNLEMSSNDKGLFPKDIVIGEMIPKDVYKKLNNGHLVLAVFEDQLVLRRCYLSGNTITLRADHKNIDDLEFPIKEVKELWRIRYVFYHRVPELADGLEEKMAMLQAQFLQIKGEL; the protein is encoded by the coding sequence ATGTCATTTTTTGGAAAAAACATACGAAAGATTAGAACTGTCAAGACATTGAGTCAGCAGTCCTTTGCAGAGCTGTTTGACTTGAAAAGAGGGACGTTAGGAGCTTATGAAGAAGGTAGGAGTGAACCCAAAATAGATACTATTATTAAGATTGCTAATTATTTTAGCATACCTATCGATGACTTACTCACAAAAGAGCTTACGGTAAATAGTTTACTCAAATTCAAAGCAAATCTTACAACAGATCATGATATCATCACAAAGCAAGCCTTTGCCAGTATTCCTTGCATAACTTCAAAAAACGCAAAAGAATATCTTCTCTATAATGATAAAGAAGCTTTTGTAAGTGATATGCAAGTCTTACAGTTGCCTATCAATCCTGACAAGGAGTTCAGAGCATTTACGGTAGATAATCTTGAGATGAGCAGTAATGACAAAGGACTCTTTCCTAAGGATATTGTAATAGGGGAGATGATACCGAAAGATGTCTACAAGAAACTAAATAATGGTCATCTAGTGCTCGCTGTATTTGAAGATCAGCTCGTGTTGAGGCGATGCTACCTCTCAGGAAACACTATTACACTACGTGCAGATCATAAGAATATAGATGATCTTGAATTCCCTATCAAGGAAGTGAAAGAGCTGTGGCGCATACGCTATGTGTTTTATCACAGAGTGCCAGAACTTGCAGATGGACTTGAGGAAAAAATGGCAATGCTTCAAGCGCAATTCTTACAGATAAAAGGAGAATTATAA
- a CDS encoding PspA/IM30 family protein: MNIFKRLFKIGQAEANASIDNMEDPIKMTEQGIRDMKEDLNKSVEAMAQVKAMAIRSKNERDEHQEKAKDYEGKAIAILKKAHAGSMEATDADRLAKEALAKKEEAQAHADRAGEDTTKFEGNVAQLQSTIQTIKDNIGNWENELKTLKARVKVSSATKNVNKQMAALDSTGTVSMLERMKEKVAQEEALADAYGDIANANKSIDDEIDAAADTSKEKVDDELAKLKEQLGLDKDKA; the protein is encoded by the coding sequence ATGAACATATTTAAAAGACTTTTTAAAATAGGCCAGGCAGAAGCAAATGCTTCTATTGATAACATGGAAGATCCTATTAAAATGACCGAGCAAGGCATAAGAGATATGAAAGAGGATCTCAATAAAAGTGTAGAAGCAATGGCTCAAGTAAAAGCCATGGCAATACGCTCAAAAAACGAGCGTGATGAGCACCAGGAGAAAGCAAAAGATTATGAAGGTAAAGCAATTGCCATTCTTAAGAAAGCACACGCAGGTTCTATGGAAGCTACAGACGCAGACCGTCTAGCAAAAGAAGCACTTGCCAAAAAAGAAGAAGCACAAGCTCATGCAGATCGCGCTGGTGAAGACACTACAAAATTTGAAGGAAATGTAGCCCAGCTACAATCTACTATCCAGACTATAAAAGATAATATAGGAAACTGGGAGAATGAGCTTAAAACGCTTAAAGCCAGAGTAAAAGTAAGCTCTGCCACTAAGAATGTAAACAAGCAGATGGCTGCTCTTGACAGTACTGGAACCGTAAGTATGCTAGAACGTATGAAGGAAAAAGTAGCTCAAGAAGAAGCCCTAGCAGATGCTTATGGCGATATTGCAAATGCAAATAAAAGCATAGATGACGAGATTGATGCTGCAGCAGATACTAGCAAAGAAAAAGTAGACGACGAGCTTGCAAAGCTTAAGGAACAACTAGGTCTCGACAAGGACAAAGCATAA
- a CDS encoding SPFH domain-containing protein, whose amino-acid sequence MDAIPSFVITGIGILLFLVVVYFAIIAMFYKKVHQGQALVRTGFGGTKVATDKGLYVVPVFHRVEVMDVSVKKIQIERLATEGLICKDNMRADIKVAFFVRVNNEVEYIKKVAQTIGVERASRQETLEDLFEAKFSEALKTVGKKFDFIQLYESRREFRDEIVDIIGTDLNGYTLEDCAIDYLEQTSVSYLKADNILDAEGIKKITDLTAAQNVQSNLIKRDEEKTIRKQDVEAREAILELDKQLAEKEEQQLREIANIKSREGAETLKVAEEERLKSETARIATEEKVKVAEENMQRQIIVAEKNKQRTEAVETERVEKDRLLEATERERVVTLAQIEKEKVVEVEKKNIQDVIRDRVVLEKGVVEEQENMKDIEAFKTADRNKQVTITNAESAAQEDLIKTIKAAEASKEAAKQKAEEINIEALAHKEASEKEADARKILAEAQAKEEATVGMSEAQVMHAKADANERQGIVEATIIEKKALAEAAGIQAKAEAKRQDGLAEADVIKEKALADAAGIEEKANAMKKLDGVGKDHEEFKLRLDKELQVDLAEINIQKDIADAQAQVIGDALKAANIDIVGGETMFFDQIIGQITKAKGYDRLVKHSDTVHEVKDAILGSDDVKGNLLEKVKEFADKYGISSEDLKNVTIANLLMDLKSKSSDNDEQTLFSNLSNLAKGLGLSDKKLR is encoded by the coding sequence ATGGATGCAATCCCATCGTTTGTAATTACCGGAATAGGAATCCTCTTATTTCTCGTTGTCGTTTATTTCGCAATCATCGCGATGTTCTACAAAAAAGTACATCAAGGTCAAGCCTTGGTCCGTACTGGATTTGGTGGAACAAAAGTTGCAACAGACAAGGGACTTTATGTAGTACCAGTATTCCACCGTGTAGAAGTAATGGACGTTTCTGTAAAGAAAATCCAAATTGAGCGTCTCGCTACCGAAGGTCTTATCTGTAAGGATAACATGCGTGCAGATATTAAAGTGGCATTTTTTGTTCGTGTAAATAACGAAGTGGAGTACATCAAGAAAGTGGCTCAAACCATCGGTGTAGAAAGAGCTTCACGTCAAGAAACACTTGAGGATCTTTTTGAAGCTAAGTTTTCTGAAGCGCTTAAAACCGTAGGTAAGAAATTTGACTTTATACAGTTATATGAATCCCGTCGTGAGTTTCGTGATGAGATTGTAGATATCATTGGTACAGATCTTAATGGTTATACACTAGAAGATTGTGCAATCGATTATCTTGAGCAAACGTCTGTTTCTTATTTAAAAGCAGATAATATTCTTGATGCAGAAGGTATCAAAAAGATTACAGATCTTACCGCTGCACAAAACGTGCAATCTAACTTGATTAAGCGTGATGAGGAAAAAACCATCCGTAAGCAAGATGTAGAGGCTCGTGAAGCAATCCTTGAACTAGACAAACAACTTGCCGAAAAAGAAGAACAACAACTTCGTGAGATTGCCAACATAAAATCTCGTGAAGGTGCAGAAACACTTAAAGTAGCAGAGGAAGAGCGTCTCAAGTCTGAAACAGCTCGTATCGCTACAGAAGAAAAAGTAAAAGTTGCCGAAGAAAATATGCAACGCCAGATTATCGTTGCCGAAAAGAATAAGCAACGTACCGAGGCTGTAGAAACAGAACGTGTAGAAAAAGACCGTTTACTAGAAGCAACCGAAAGAGAACGCGTGGTTACACTCGCTCAGATTGAAAAAGAGAAAGTAGTAGAAGTTGAGAAAAAGAATATTCAAGATGTAATAAGAGACCGCGTAGTTCTTGAAAAAGGAGTAGTTGAAGAGCAGGAGAATATGAAAGATATTGAGGCTTTCAAAACTGCAGATCGTAACAAACAAGTTACCATCACAAATGCTGAGAGTGCTGCTCAAGAAGATTTGATTAAAACTATCAAAGCTGCAGAAGCATCTAAAGAAGCTGCTAAGCAAAAAGCAGAAGAAATTAATATCGAAGCGCTTGCACATAAAGAAGCAAGTGAGAAAGAAGCAGATGCACGTAAGATTCTTGCCGAAGCACAAGCTAAGGAAGAAGCAACTGTAGGTATGTCTGAGGCACAAGTAATGCACGCTAAGGCAGATGCAAACGAGCGTCAAGGTATTGTAGAAGCGACTATTATTGAGAAGAAGGCACTTGCAGAAGCAGCCGGAATCCAAGCAAAAGCAGAAGCAAAACGTCAAGACGGACTTGCAGAGGCAGATGTAATCAAAGAGAAAGCTCTTGCAGACGCAGCGGGAATCGAAGAGAAAGCAAATGCAATGAAGAAACTTGACGGTGTAGGTAAAGACCACGAAGAGTTTAAACTACGTCTTGATAAAGAACTTCAAGTTGACCTTGCAGAGATTAATATCCAGAAAGATATTGCAGATGCGCAAGCACAGGTAATTGGTGATGCTCTTAAAGCTGCAAACATTGATATTGTAGGTGGTGAGACCATGTTCTTTGACCAGATTATCGGGCAAATTACAAAGGCTAAAGGATACGACAGATTAGTGAAGCATTCTGACACCGTGCATGAAGTAAAAGATGCCATTTTAGGTAGTGATGATGTAAAAGGAAACTTACTTGAAAAAGTAAAAGAATTTGCAGATAAGTACGGTATCTCTTCTGAGGATCTTAAGAATGTGACCATTGCAAATCTTTTAATGGACTTAAAATCTAAGTCGTCAGATAATGATGAGCAAACCTTATTCAGCAACCTATCTAACCTTGCAAAGGGACTTGGGTTATCTGATAAGAAGTTGAGATAA
- a CDS encoding DNA repair ATPase, whose protein sequence is MANETPDTQPKASQSLDGGTYEIIQGRLQKQKIDLQERLQKLNEERKDVFGSLETKLIANDRINTENNCIARDIVSLNNLCLFGYNVHFGLRTDIHLSDVFSAYEFKDNRFEPKPLTLLEDDIFLLDFANLYKYYRNTIFSKFAIIGNYLYMVFQLSDSVTDIKTFKWLISNDTLKYVDNRSEHEYKFPKQHDFKWIEATRDMHRYGVHAHVSILDKVFVETIGGDLTIKIEDNTEEGKGILDEPVEHIDQTLDDGQYRYADLGNLLALEIKPFQEEARYFVYNHKLKQVQKIQSVKDTCVLLPDDQGIIFPTGYYLQTGEYNIFDNAIPNVKFQEKISSPNGEDFLYIFYSPEAGLYNLMSYNVITQEIKTPIICNGFTVLQDGQLCYFRTENEQTKHHVIQIWQTPFLKGDYMPSQHEDTLLYKIGNKDIVKAMAEVNGLVTLLNKEDNYDGLYSDLAKFSKDILDTYYWLPEPETQQLNIPLTEINGAANAAIDEFEKVVQLKRNAAKQTQEIQKKADEIFGKIKSTSFKSINDFVALLTQLRSLRGETISLNDIRYVHPIFVKTLEEEIAVQTQKISEKCVQFLLDDKALKPYHEAVAEKKGAMEKIKKVIEAKKLEEEVNQIATDLELLIDIVSNLDIEDTSHSTKIIDDISLIFATINQLKAGIKNKKKSLGSAEAQADFAAQLKLIDQSIINYLDIATTPEKCDEFQTKISIQLEELEGKFADWDEFITLIIEKREEVYGAFEARKNALVEKRNKKAMALKNASERILKGVRKKAESFKTASEINGYFAADLMINKVRDIVQQLKEQEDTGKAEEIETGLKTAREDALRKLKDKLDLYEDGDTVIRLGKHKFGVNKQPLDLTIVLKDGALNYHLTGTDFYQELSNETLLASRHIWDQEFVSETSEVYRSAYLAYKLFNKLDKHTLLEAGDDALLGIVQEESRNDYAEGYVKGVHDVDATKILKVLVHKHNELGLLTYAPEIRAYAQYFWNSIDPNTQKTLNQSIKASGEVLQFFPDAKEYQFIVETLSEEIHAFAKAESLFSPELSQTIATYIFDELQGDTEFVRSSVAVRLKDAFAKALKQQQADLKFKKSYESLPTLKGKVQLVKQWVMAFVRTQKSLTDVRYVDEVVCLLLFEDESVLKTKAASPHEKITGLSGDHSMITKGVFNFNYHDFTARLNLFVTEQVPAFETFKKAKHTVTEELKESLKLDEFKPRVLTSFVRNKLIDQVYFPLFGDNLAKQLGTVGDNKRTDRMGMLLLISPPGYGKTTLMEYIANRLGLVFVKINGPAIGHEVTSVDPESATNSAAREELKKLNVAFEMGNNVMLYLDDIQHCNPEFLQKFISLSDGTRKIEGVYNDKSKTYDLRSKKFCVIMAGNPYTESGEKFRIPDMLANRADIYNLGDIIGDTEHLFKLSLIENSLTANPLLQQLSSTHFDDIYTLIDRIENGTQDSQLKGNHTAQEVADYTKVLEKVITIRNTVLKVNAEYIRSAAQEDAYRTEPSFKLQGSYRDMNKLVAKVVPIMNDAELATLLLSHYESESQTLTSSAEANLLKYRELINALDETQQERWNTMKETFVKNNKLKGFGDKNEMAQILSQMMEFTENLEGIKKALEKGLEK, encoded by the coding sequence ATGGCAAACGAAACTCCAGATACACAACCTAAAGCATCACAGTCACTAGACGGCGGTACCTATGAGATCATACAAGGCAGACTGCAAAAGCAGAAAATCGATCTCCAAGAACGCCTTCAAAAACTGAATGAGGAACGTAAAGATGTCTTTGGTTCCCTTGAAACCAAGCTCATTGCAAATGATCGTATCAATACAGAGAACAATTGTATTGCTCGTGATATTGTATCATTGAATAATCTATGCCTTTTTGGATATAATGTGCATTTTGGATTGCGCACAGACATTCACTTGAGTGATGTTTTTAGTGCTTATGAGTTTAAGGACAATCGTTTTGAGCCTAAACCGCTTACGTTATTAGAAGATGATATTTTTCTTCTTGATTTTGCAAATCTATACAAGTACTACCGTAATACTATTTTCTCAAAATTTGCCATCATAGGGAATTACCTGTACATGGTGTTTCAGCTAAGTGATAGCGTTACAGATATTAAAACATTTAAGTGGCTTATAAGCAACGACACCTTAAAATATGTAGATAATCGTAGTGAACACGAATACAAGTTTCCAAAACAACATGATTTTAAGTGGATAGAAGCTACGCGCGATATGCATCGTTATGGTGTGCACGCACACGTTTCTATACTTGACAAGGTATTTGTAGAAACCATAGGTGGTGATCTTACTATTAAAATAGAGGACAACACAGAAGAAGGAAAAGGAATCCTTGACGAACCTGTGGAGCACATCGACCAGACACTTGATGATGGGCAATACCGTTATGCAGATCTTGGTAATTTACTGGCGCTTGAGATTAAACCTTTTCAAGAGGAAGCTCGTTATTTTGTCTATAATCACAAACTCAAGCAAGTTCAAAAAATACAGAGTGTAAAAGACACTTGTGTACTACTACCAGATGATCAAGGTATCATTTTCCCGACAGGGTACTACTTGCAAACAGGAGAGTATAACATCTTTGATAATGCAATCCCAAATGTAAAATTTCAAGAGAAAATCAGTTCGCCTAACGGAGAAGATTTCTTGTATATTTTTTACTCCCCAGAGGCAGGACTTTACAACTTGATGTCATACAATGTGATTACTCAAGAGATTAAAACTCCCATTATCTGTAATGGATTTACCGTATTGCAAGATGGCCAGCTATGCTATTTTAGAACCGAAAATGAGCAAACCAAGCATCACGTGATACAGATCTGGCAAACCCCATTTTTAAAGGGCGATTATATGCCCTCTCAACACGAGGACACGCTACTCTATAAAATAGGAAACAAGGATATTGTAAAGGCAATGGCAGAGGTTAACGGCCTTGTCACGCTACTCAACAAGGAGGATAATTACGATGGATTATATAGTGATCTAGCCAAGTTTTCTAAAGATATTCTTGACACCTATTATTGGCTTCCAGAGCCAGAAACACAACAGCTTAACATACCACTTACTGAGATAAACGGAGCTGCAAATGCTGCAATCGACGAATTTGAAAAAGTGGTCCAACTTAAGCGTAATGCTGCCAAGCAAACGCAAGAGATTCAGAAAAAGGCTGACGAGATTTTTGGTAAAATAAAGAGCACCTCTTTTAAATCTATTAATGATTTTGTGGCGCTACTCACACAGTTACGATCGTTGCGTGGAGAGACCATCTCGCTCAATGACATACGCTATGTACATCCCATTTTCGTGAAAACGCTAGAGGAAGAAATCGCGGTACAGACACAAAAAATTTCAGAAAAGTGTGTACAGTTCTTACTGGACGACAAAGCCTTAAAACCTTATCATGAAGCAGTAGCTGAGAAGAAAGGCGCGATGGAGAAGATCAAGAAAGTGATCGAAGCCAAAAAGCTTGAAGAAGAAGTAAATCAGATTGCGACAGATCTTGAATTACTTATTGACATTGTTTCAAACCTTGATATAGAAGACACCTCCCACTCTACTAAAATTATTGATGATATCTCGCTCATTTTTGCGACTATCAATCAGTTAAAGGCTGGGATTAAGAATAAGAAAAAATCACTAGGAAGTGCAGAAGCACAAGCAGATTTTGCTGCCCAACTGAAGCTTATTGATCAAAGTATCATAAACTACCTAGATATTGCCACCACGCCAGAAAAGTGTGATGAGTTCCAGACTAAAATCTCTATCCAGCTGGAAGAGCTAGAAGGAAAGTTTGCAGACTGGGATGAGTTTATCACGCTCATTATTGAAAAGCGTGAGGAAGTGTACGGAGCTTTTGAAGCACGTAAAAATGCACTTGTAGAAAAGCGCAATAAAAAGGCGATGGCATTAAAAAATGCCTCAGAACGTATCTTGAAAGGTGTACGTAAAAAAGCCGAAAGCTTTAAAACAGCTTCGGAAATAAACGGATATTTTGCCGCAGATCTTATGATTAATAAGGTGCGTGATATCGTACAGCAACTTAAAGAGCAAGAAGATACCGGCAAGGCAGAAGAGATTGAGACTGGACTTAAAACAGCTCGTGAAGATGCGCTGCGCAAGCTCAAAGACAAACTAGATCTCTATGAGGATGGAGATACGGTAATACGACTTGGCAAGCATAAATTTGGTGTAAACAAGCAACCGCTTGATCTCACTATCGTGCTTAAAGATGGCGCGCTTAACTATCACCTCACAGGTACCGATTTTTACCAAGAACTCTCAAATGAAACGCTTCTCGCTTCTCGCCATATCTGGGATCAAGAATTTGTATCAGAAACTAGCGAGGTGTACCGCAGTGCCTACCTAGCTTATAAATTATTTAATAAACTAGACAAGCACACCCTACTAGAAGCTGGTGATGACGCGCTACTTGGGATAGTGCAAGAAGAAAGCCGCAATGATTATGCAGAGGGCTATGTAAAAGGGGTACACGATGTAGACGCGACTAAAATTTTAAAGGTACTCGTACACAAACACAACGAGCTAGGATTACTCACCTACGCCCCAGAAATTAGAGCATACGCGCAGTATTTCTGGAACAGCATTGACCCAAACACTCAAAAAACGCTTAACCAGTCTATAAAGGCTTCGGGAGAGGTGTTGCAGTTTTTTCCAGATGCAAAGGAGTACCAATTTATTGTTGAGACGTTAAGTGAGGAGATACACGCTTTCGCGAAAGCGGAATCCCTTTTCTCACCAGAGTTAAGTCAGACCATTGCGACCTACATCTTTGATGAACTTCAAGGGGACACAGAGTTTGTGCGTAGTAGTGTTGCGGTGCGTTTAAAAGACGCTTTCGCGAAAGCGTTAAAACAACAACAGGCAGACCTTAAGTTTAAGAAAAGCTATGAGTCACTACCTACTCTAAAAGGGAAAGTGCAGCTCGTAAAACAATGGGTAATGGCCTTTGTGCGCACCCAAAAAAGCCTAACAGATGTGCGCTACGTAGATGAAGTGGTGTGTTTACTACTCTTTGAAGATGAGTCGGTTTTAAAGACAAAAGCGGCTTCTCCTCATGAGAAAATTACTGGCTTAAGCGGTGATCACAGCATGATAACCAAAGGTGTTTTCAACTTTAACTATCACGACTTTACGGCTAGGCTCAACTTATTTGTAACAGAGCAAGTACCCGCATTTGAAACATTTAAGAAAGCAAAACATACGGTTACTGAAGAATTAAAAGAAAGCTTAAAACTCGACGAATTTAAACCAAGAGTGCTTACATCCTTCGTGCGTAATAAGCTGATTGACCAAGTGTATTTCCCATTGTTTGGTGATAATCTTGCCAAACAATTAGGAACCGTAGGCGATAACAAACGTACCGATCGTATGGGTATGTTGCTGCTTATCTCTCCACCAGGATATGGTAAAACGACTTTGATGGAATATATCGCAAACCGTCTAGGACTTGTTTTTGTAAAAATTAACGGCCCAGCGATAGGTCACGAAGTTACGTCTGTAGATCCAGAAAGTGCCACAAATAGTGCCGCTCGTGAAGAACTCAAAAAACTGAACGTCGCTTTTGAGATGGGTAACAATGTGATGCTATATCTAGACGATATACAGCACTGTAATCCAGAGTTTTTACAAAAATTCATTAGCCTTTCTGATGGTACACGTAAGATTGAAGGTGTGTATAATGATAAGTCTAAAACTTATGATCTGCGCAGTAAGAAATTCTGTGTGATAATGGCGGGTAATCCATATACGGAGAGTGGAGAGAAATTCCGTATACCAGATATGCTTGCAAACAGGGCAGACATTTATAACCTGGGAGACATCATAGGCGACACGGAACATCTGTTTAAGCTCAGTCTTATTGAGAATTCGCTCACTGCAAATCCGCTACTGCAGCAATTGAGCAGTACGCATTTTGATGATATCTATACACTCATAGACCGCATAGAAAATGGAACCCAGGACAGTCAGCTCAAAGGAAATCACACTGCTCAAGAAGTAGCAGATTATACAAAGGTGCTAGAGAAGGTAATCACCATACGTAACACAGTACTCAAGGTAAATGCAGAATACATACGTAGTGCCGCGCAAGAAGATGCCTATCGTACGGAACCTTCATTTAAACTTCAAGGGTCATACCGTGATATGAATAAACTCGTAGCAAAAGTGGTTCCTATAATGAACGACGCTGAGCTTGCTACATTGTTACTATCGCACTATGAAAGTGAGTCACAAACACTCACTTCAAGCGCAGAGGCAAACCTACTAAAGTACCGCGAACTCATTAATGCGCTAGATGAAACGCAGCAAGAGCGCTGGAACACGATGAAAGAAACCTTTGTAAAAAATAATAAACTCAAAGGTTTTGGTGATAAGAACGAGATGGCACAAATACTCTCTCAGATGATGGAGTTTACCGAGAATCTAGAAGGGATTAAGAAAGCGCTGGAGAAGGGGTTGGAGAAATAA
- a CDS encoding nuclear transport factor 2 family protein, whose translation MSKLTTFITILLLLPIIGVAQVSKYSNLYKEILATDTTLFDSYNTCDLETHASLISEDLEFYHDKGGLSTSKEEYITSMKANICGKVERILTPDTFEVHEIKDFGAIALGKHSFHNLVEDSYSEPSKFITILKNTENGWKITRVISLH comes from the coding sequence ATGTCCAAGCTCACTACTTTCATTACAATCCTGCTGCTACTCCCTATAATTGGAGTAGCACAGGTTTCTAAATACAGTAATCTTTATAAAGAGATTCTAGCTACAGATACTACACTCTTTGACTCCTATAATACCTGTGACCTCGAGACTCATGCTTCACTCATATCAGAAGATTTAGAGTTTTACCATGATAAAGGAGGACTGTCTACAAGCAAAGAAGAGTATATAACCTCCATGAAGGCAAATATATGCGGCAAGGTGGAAAGAATACTTACTCCGGATACTTTTGAAGTGCATGAGATTAAAGATTTTGGAGCCATCGCGCTAGGGAAACACAGTTTTCATAACCTTGTAGAAGATAGCTATTCTGAGCCTAGTAAGTTTATCACCATATTAAAAAACACAGAAAACGGCTGGAAAATCACTCGTGTAATAAGCCTGCACTAA
- a CDS encoding head GIN domain-containing protein, which produces MTTLIKFIIGFLVATLVTSCQFDFNIGQIQGNGNVVTEDLNITEDFNEVSAGDGWEVFLEKGNTNGVILEADENIVNAADIYVKDGKLKIYCDKGIGNATSKKVFVTYSENLTVVSVNSGASLTTKEALTGDEIDLDASSGGTLRVEVTVNDVETNVSSGGVVRISGTANRVDASVSSGGVARISKLKSVSAIADASSGGVMDVYASQDLRADASSGGVINYYGKPANVDKPKESYSGGIIRSKD; this is translated from the coding sequence ATGACAACACTTATCAAATTTATTATTGGGTTTCTCGTCGCTACACTCGTAACTTCTTGTCAGTTTGACTTCAACATAGGTCAAATCCAAGGCAATGGAAATGTAGTTACAGAAGATTTAAATATCACAGAAGACTTTAACGAAGTCTCAGCTGGCGACGGATGGGAAGTTTTTCTAGAAAAAGGAAATACAAATGGCGTAATACTAGAAGCAGATGAAAACATAGTAAACGCTGCGGATATCTATGTAAAGGATGGGAAGCTAAAAATTTATTGTGATAAAGGAATAGGTAACGCAACCTCAAAAAAGGTTTTTGTAACCTACTCAGAAAACCTAACCGTAGTGAGCGTAAATAGTGGTGCTAGTCTTACTACAAAAGAAGCGCTCACTGGAGATGAAATAGATCTTGACGCATCATCTGGAGGAACATTACGCGTTGAGGTTACCGTAAATGACGTAGAGACCAACGTGAGTAGCGGTGGTGTAGTACGCATCTCGGGAACAGCAAATCGTGTAGATGCATCTGTTTCTAGCGGCGGCGTTGCAAGAATAAGCAAACTCAAATCTGTATCTGCTATCGCAGATGCTTCTTCTGGAGGAGTGATGGATGTATATGCATCACAAGATCTAAGAGCAGACGCATCATCTGGTGGTGTCATAAATTATTATGGGAAGCCAGCAAACGTAGATAAACCAAAGGAAAGTTATTCTGGTGGTATCATACGCTCAAAGGATTAA
- a CDS encoding OB-fold-containig protein — MDNYFEILFSPVNITLTILLSLLLVYWIFTMISGVDFDLDVDVDIDIDVDVDADIDLDSGLEGGNMDFSDVANAEVDRSHVVNRKRKPLKWWQVVLIYFNFVGLPFMFTFTFWIFIWWFCSLIVTSITGSYENTFGHLIVLAFMIPALFINKIITTPFKSFFKNLNKDGDKAVDFLGRQATLLSTVSGDKMGNAELQADGNTMSIYVKSLDGSELRFRESVLIIKQSTDKNYFYVSKD; from the coding sequence TTGGATAACTATTTCGAAATTTTATTTTCACCAGTAAACATCACGTTAACGATACTACTGTCTCTACTCCTTGTCTATTGGATATTTACAATGATCAGCGGTGTAGACTTTGATCTAGATGTAGATGTAGACATCGATATCGATGTGGACGTAGATGCAGATATTGATCTGGATTCTGGTCTCGAAGGCGGCAATATGGATTTCTCAGATGTAGCAAATGCAGAGGTAGATCGATCACACGTTGTAAATAGAAAACGTAAGCCTCTTAAATGGTGGCAAGTCGTTTTGATTTACTTCAATTTTGTCGGACTTCCATTTATGTTTACGTTTACTTTTTGGATCTTTATATGGTGGTTTTGTTCCCTTATTGTAACATCTATTACAGGAAGTTACGAGAATACATTTGGGCACCTTATCGTCTTAGCTTTTATGATTCCTGCGCTATTTATTAATAAAATTATCACGACTCCTTTCAAGTCATTCTTCAAGAATTTAAATAAAGATGGAGACAAGGCAGTAGATTTTCTTGGTAGACAAGCCACTTTATTATCCACAGTTTCTGGAGATAAAATGGGTAATGCAGAGCTTCAGGCAGATGGCAATACGATGAGCATTTATGTGAAATCACTAGATGGTTCTGAGTTACGCTTTCGCGAAAGCGTCCTAATCATCAAACAATCAACAGATAAAAATTATTTCTACGTCAGTAAAGATTAA
- a CDS encoding molecular chaperone Tir, which produces MKNHFNITRDFLLELNFNITTENTEDGIMVVQKENSGIKNLILGVAPPILIIEQFIFTINNQSEKIFKSLLQKNRDIIHGAFVLDETGKKVIFRDTLQIENLDLNELEGSLNSLSLLMSEYSDHIIEFSKY; this is translated from the coding sequence ATGAAGAACCATTTTAATATAACACGAGATTTTTTACTGGAACTTAACTTTAATATTACCACAGAAAATACGGAAGATGGTATTATGGTAGTACAAAAAGAAAACTCAGGAATTAAAAATCTCATTCTAGGCGTTGCTCCTCCTATCTTAATCATAGAGCAGTTTATTTTTACCATAAATAACCAGTCTGAAAAGATTTTTAAAAGTCTGCTACAAAAAAACCGCGATATCATTCACGGAGCATTTGTACTAGATGAGACAGGGAAGAAAGTAATATTTAGAGATACCTTACAAATAGAAAATCTAGATTTAAACGAACTTGAAGGAAGCTTAAACTCGCTCAGTTTATTAATGAGTGAATACTCAGATCACATTATCGAATTTTCAAAATACTAA